The following proteins are co-located in the Candida dubliniensis CD36 chromosome 3, complete sequence genome:
- a CDS encoding retrotransposon tca3 polyprotein, putative (transposable element), translating into MQMHKLSCLKLSPFQVRQSGILLTPYKESYRQLKQYNNGFVSVRAHVFSHLHKYFPEKIFEADWLSKPESKFWTDLDLMVGSAIFQPPASSSNIDAINVIPSAYNNNPQSYDRNNNQQSSYNRNSNYKLKTFYPKPFDKPRFDKPPYRNDQIYYQNTSNSSIKYNPRGHNPFHNNQQKGKPPYRPYKRRGYVWNKGKRSQKIYELSIDPET; encoded by the coding sequence ATGCAAATGCACAAGTTGAGTTGTTTAAAATTATCCCCATTCCAGGTCAGACAGTCGGGGATTTTATTGACGCCATACAAGGAAAGTTATAGgcaattgaaacaatacaacaacGGTTTTGTCTCCGTTCGAGCACACGTTTTCTCACATTTACATAAATATTTCCCCGAGAAGATATTCGAGGCAGACTGGTTGTCAAAACCAGAGTCCAAATTTTGGACCGATCTCGACTTAATGGTTGGGCTGGCGATTTTCCAGCCACCAGCCTCTTCACTGAATATTGATGCTATTAATGTCATTCCATCAGCTTATAACAACAACCCACAATCGTATGACAggaacaacaaccaacaatCATCATATAATCGAAATCtgaattataaattgaaaacattttATCCGAAGCCATTCGACAAACCAAGATTTGATAAACCTCCATATAGAAATGATcagatttattatcaaaacacTTCAAACTCCTCCATCAAATATAACCCTAGAGGACATAATCCTTTTCacaataatcaacaaaaaggCAAACCACCTTATCGACCATATAAAAGAAGAGGATATGTTTGGAATAAGGGTAAAAGATCACAGAAGATTtatgaattatcaattgacCCTGAAACATAG
- a CDS encoding retrotransposon tca3 polyprotein, putative (transposable element;~Similar to Candida albicans POL95), producing MQNKYKKRHKSIKQVIKKYDIRHEKIEKRSKTIKKKKKIKEHKKELKKDIKAVVGEEKEELHKVEDFVLKDQEELRSVEKTVLKEEEDSQKVEESMEKEKQELHQDEDFILQRDETVKKLEEEINRIGEKLNAQRESNQYPSGSISNYNHGF from the coding sequence atgcaaaacaaatataaaaaaagacaTAAGAGTATAAAACAAGTTATAAAGAAGTATGATATAAGGCAtgaaaaaatagaaaaaagatcaaaaacgatcaaaaaaaaaaaaaagataaaagaaCATAAAAAAGAGTTAAAGAAGGATATCAAAGCAGTCGTTggtgaagaaaaagaagaattgcaCAAGGTTGAAGATTTCGTTTTAAAAgatcaagaagaattacGTAGTGTCGAAAAGACGGTcttgaaagaagaagaagactCGCAAAAAGTGGAAGAGTCGatggaaaaagaaaaacaagaGTTACATCAGGATgaagattttattttgcaAAGAGATGAGACGGTAAAGAAacttgaagaagaaatcaatCGTATCggtgaaaaattgaatgcCCAACGAGAAAGTAATCAATACCCCTCGGGATCCATATCAAACTACAACCACGGGTTCTGA
- a CDS encoding retrotransposon tca3 polyprotein, putative (transposable element;~Similar to Candida albicans POL94), protein MYNYPTHTKDLLSTLSDSSYFSVLDLKKNAFYQVAILKDSIKYFGISTSEGNYCFTTLPCGAINSTTIFTNFVRQILEGIPHIFISMDDILIHTKNLHEHVSLLRTIMEKLNEHQLQMNYNKMQLLTTKINFLGYTIQANKISPHISKIQAIQNWELPTTTTQIRAFVNFSNHFRIFIPEIAKFTNPLNEMLKNNNGKNIKIEHTQASIDGYKALKPAIIGLPTLQLYNPNLPTIIFTDASHMVVGGYLCQPTFRNDKEVLVPIAFSSHKLTETQSRYAAMEKELLAIIVILEKFRYHCSNTVEIYTDHQSLASFLDKKTTPPPRVARFLDLIGSFSPKVYYLRGEENFVADIITRYQTQNIKELVDEGKILKKTFSVKRNLKQPLVPRLETIELENLNESQVHKIQNSLEQQQQQQQQQQQQEELEDNNEELPLQSFKLINDELHVIINNQLLKYLPRSEYNDICQTNS, encoded by the coding sequence ATGTATAATTATCCAACACATACAAAAGATCTTTTATCAACGTTATCAGACTCCAGTTATTTCAGCGTCCTTgacttgaaaaaaaatgcatTTTATCAGGTAGCTATACTTAAGGATAGTATCAAATATTTCGGAATCTCAACATCCGAGGGGAATTATTGTTTCACAACGTTACCGTGTGGAGCAATCAATTCCACAACAATATTTACTAACTTTGTCAGACAAATCCTAGAAGGGATTCCacatatatttatatctATGGATGATATCCTTATTCATACTAAAAATTTGCATGAACATGTGTCATTACTTAGGACGATTATGGAGAAACTCAATGAGCACCAGCTCCAAATGAATTATAACAAAATGCAATtattaacaacaaaaattaatttcttaGGTTACACCATTCAGGCGAATAAAATATCACCACATATCTCAAAAATTCAAGCAATACAAAATTGGGAATTGCCCACTACCACCACACAAATCAGAGCATTCGTGAATTTCAGCAACCATTTCAGAATATTCATCCCAGAAATAGCAAAATTCACGAATCCATTAAATGAGATGTTAAAGAACAATAATGGGAAAAACATAAAGATTGAACACACCCAGGCATCCATTGATGGCTACAAGGCATTGAAACCCGCCATTATTGGCTTGCCCACACTTCAACTATATAATCCCAATCTACCAACCATCATTTTTACTGATGCTAGTCACATGGTAGTAGGAGGCTATTTGTGTCAACCAACCTTTAGAAACGATAAAGAAGTCCTTGTCCCAATTGCATTTTCATCACATAAATTAACAGAAACACAAAGTAGATATGCTGCTATGGAAAAGGAACTTTTGgcaattattgttatattggaaaaatttaGATATCACTGCAGCAATACAGTAGAGATTTATACAGATCATCAAAGTTTAGCATCATTCTTAGATAAGAAAACTACTCCACCACCCAGAGTTGCTAGATTCTTAGACTTAATTGGTTCCTTTTCTCCAAAAGTCTATTACCTAAGAGGGGAGGAAAATTTCGTGGCCGATATCATTACAAGATATCAAACTCAAAATATTAAGGAATTGGTAGATGAAGGCaaaatattaaagaaaacatTTTCAGTCAAAAGAAACTTAAAACAACCATTGGTACCAAGATTAGAAACTattgaattagaaaatCTTAATGAGTCACAGGTTCacaaaattcaaaactcactagaacaacaacaacaacaacaacaacaacaacaacaacaagaagaattggaagaCAACAATGAGGAGTTACCTCTTCAGCTgtttaaattaataaatgatgAGTTACATgtcatcattaataatcaaCTTTTAAAATACCTCCCAAGACTGGAATATAACGATATTTGTCAAACAAATTCATGA
- a CDS encoding retrotransposon tca3 polyprotein, putative (transposable element;~Similar to C. albicans POL94): MDYSGPYFNTVQHRYILVAVEYVTGLTIAVPTLHKDADNAISLLQSIISIMSAPTELVTDQGKEFSSEALAVLCEQNNIQHHTTSAHHPRGNGRVEKVNHLLKKILKALTNDTMQDWDFKLYNALRIYNATPTIFNYTPLYLAFGIEPHHNLNQLQKDLIENLQRELPPEVPSTEEHEDNPNNEQQEEGREQQISREEQEYGRDLVHLRIYELEAIKRARKVHTNLKTRRNAVQNMLKEPYGIPAPFTKGQWVYRIRAKARKYESNFDGPYQVQEVLGKGAYKLRDITGREKGIYNQDQLKLAYSADNDPIQVFSSFNKEYDRVQQKLLDKIRSERDHQLNCLSVQHLHRQRRLLDISSCLDSNSQ, encoded by the coding sequence ATGGACTACTCTGGACCATACTTCAATACAGTCCAACACAGGTACATATTAGTAGCCGTGGAATACGTCACTGGTTTAACTATTGCAGTGCCAACATTGCACAAAGATGCAGATAATGCAATCAGTCTTTTACAATCAATCATCCTGATCATGTCAGCACCCACAGAATTAGTTACAGATCAAGGTAAAGAATTTTCATCAGAAGCATTAGCTGTCTTATGTGAACAGAATAATATACAACACCACACCACTTCTGCTCACCATCCAAGAGGGAACGGCAGAGTGGAGAAGGTGaatcatttattgaaaaaaatattgaaagcATTAACTAATGATACCATGCAAGACTGGgattttaaattatataaCGCTTTAAGAATTTATAATGCTACTCCTACAATTTTCAACTACACTCCACTTTATCTAGCATTTGGAATTGAACCACACCATAACttaaatcaattacaaaaagatttaattgagAATTTGCAAAGAGAATTGCCCCCAGAGGTCCCATCTACAGAAGAACATGAAGACAACCCAAATaatgaacaacaagaagaggGCAGAGaacaacaaatttcaaGGGAAGAACAGGAATATGGCAGAGATCTTGTACATTTAAGAATTTACGAATTGGAAGCAATAAAGAGAGCTCGCAAGGTACAcacaaatttgaaaacacGAAGAAATGCAGTTCAAAATATGTTAAAGGAACCATATGGAATTCCAGCACCTTTTACAAAAGGACAATGGGTATACAGAATTAGAGCTAAAGCACGTAAAtatgaatcaaattttgatgGCCCATACCAAGTTCAAGAAGTATTAGGTAAAGGTGCATATAAATTGAGAGACATCACTGGAAGAGAAAAGGGAATCTATAATCAAGACCAGTTGAAGTTAGCATATTCAGCAGACAACGATCCAATACAAGTTTTTAGttcttttaataaagaatatGATCGGgtacaacaaaaattgttaGACAAAATTCGATCGGAAAGagatcatcaattaaattgtttgtCAGTTCAACATTTACATAGACAAAGAAGATTACTCGATATATCCAGCTGTCTTGATTCAAATCTGCAATAA
- a CDS encoding retrotransposon tca3 polyprotein, putative (transposable element;~Similar to Candida albicans POL94), producing MPNEKVINTPRDPYQTTTTGSDQRFRSQQPNIGNTLAQDLALIPNLDPEISRLIKGYLPFITLHEVNIIGGPVGKPPNFRPDLVIHNPKDPEKIQKTYVTSIVYAIITRSISSLPDDIGTIFAG from the coding sequence atgcCCAACGAGAAAGTAATCAATACCCCTCGGGATCCATATCAAACTACAACCACGGGTTCTGACCAGAGATTCAGATCCCAACAACCCAACATTGGAAATACATTGGCGCAGGATCTAGCATTAATCCCAAATTTAGATCCAGAAATTTCCCGATTGATCAAGGGGTATTTACCTTTTATTACCTTACATGAGGTAAACATTATTGGTGGCCCAGTTGGAAAACCACCAAACTTCCGACCAGATCTAGTCATCCACAACCCAAAGGATCCTGAAAAGATCCAAAAAACTTATGTGACTTCAATCGTATATGCAATTATCACTCGCTCCATATCATCTCTACCCGATGATATTGGAACCATATTTGCAGGGTAG
- a CDS encoding dipeptidyl aminopeptidase, putative (apparent frameshift in coding sequence;~no C. albicans positional orthologue at this locus), which yields MFNIIWSIPYNFWLMSETINHLETKSIPCLEPETFDKLIKIVDDTKVSELYNKVKEALFSTEKGLLGYAESGHLSNYYPNSETITKNEINSVNQLLAENGIMPENTRVEKKSDSEFTVHVASSETTNKTTYYPKDKLTSKDGKINVTFKFGDHHEQFQKILENLNKALPYVANETQEKLLKYYIESFSTGSMNAHKQSQIEWVKDLKPEGESNIGFIETYRDPSGVRGEWEGLVAIVNHERTAKFSKLLENASTFIKELPWDKIYEKDTFTPPDFTSLEVLTFAGLGIPAGISIPNYDDVRLNYGFQNVSLGNVLSADPKNPKQREVITFIGDDLQDEFKKWRDEVFEVQVGLHELLGHGTGKLLQETSPGKFNFDNKDDRIKSWYGPNDTWSSLFGTTSGSYEECRAELVALCLILKNPDQVFPIFNIENKDDQTIVKFISALLMIRAGLIGLEFWDPSSSKWGQPHMQARFAIMKQLHKANVFKFEYSNPDYSDLEIVVNTSKLDDGTAVDALGEFLSNLHIFKSTGDVKQGLEYYLNKSQVDPEYSRFRDAVLKQKKPRKMVIQANTFFNETTDDIDVVEYEESEIGMIQSYYDRKV from the exons ATGTTCAACATTATTTGGAGTATACCTTACAATTTTTGGCTAATGCTGGAAACTATAAATCATTTGGAGACAAAAAGTATCCCCTGTTTAGAACCAGAAacttttgataaattgatcaaaattGTCGACGATACTAAAGTTTCTGAGTTATATAACAAGGTCAAAGAAGCATTGTTCAGTACAGAAAAGGGTTTGTTGGGCTATGCCGAATCTGGCCATTTATCCAATTACTACCCTAACAGTGAAACTATAaccaaaaatgaaattaatctGGTTAATCAGTTACTTGCTGAAAACGGTATAATGCCAGAAAATACTAGAGTAGAGAAGAAATCTGATTCTGAATTCACAGTTCATGTTGCATCTTCGGAAACCACTAACAAAACAACTTATTACCCAAAAGACAAATTAACATCCAAGGATGGTAAAATCAATGTCACTTTTAAATTTGGTGATCATCatgaacaatttcaaaagatACTTGAAAACTTAAACAAGGCATTACCATATGTTGCTAATGAAACTCAAGAAAAACTACTCAAATATTACattgaatcattttcaacTGGGTCAATGAATGCACACAAGCAATCACAAATTGAATGGGTCAAGGATTTGAAACCTGAAGGTGAGTCCAACATTGGTTTTATTGAAACTTACAGAGACCCATCTGGAGTTAGAGGAGAATGGGAAGGGTTAGTTGCCATAGTGAACCACGAAAGAACAGCTAAGTTTAGTAAGTTGCTTGAAAATGCCAGTAcatttattaaagaattgCCATGGGATAAAATTTATGAAAAGGATACATTCACTCCACCTGATTTTACTTCCTTGGAAGTGTTAACTTTTGCTGGTTTAGGAATACCAGCAGGTATTAGCATTCCAAACTATGATGATGTCAGATTAAACTATGGGTTCCAGAATGTTTCTCTTGGTAACGTATTGTCGGCG GATCCCAAAAATCCTAAACAAAGAGAAGTTATCACATTTATTGGAGATGATTTACAAGACgaattcaaaaaatggCGTGACGAAGTTTTTGAAGTTCAAGTTGGTTTGCATGAATTATTAGGTCATGGAACCGGGAAATTATTACAAGAGACTTCTCCAGGAAAATTTAACTTTGATAACAAAGATGATAGAATCAAGTCATGGTATGGACCAAACGATACTTGGAGTTCATTGTTTGGTACAACTTCTGGATCATATGAAGAATGTCGTGCTGAGTTGGTTGCATTatgtttaattttgaaaaatccaGACCAAGTATTCCCTATTTTTAACATTGAAAACAAGGATGATCAAACCATAgtcaaatttatttctgcattattgatgataagAGCTGGTTTAATTGGGTTAGAATTTTGGgatccttcttcttctaaatGGGGACAACCACATATGCAAGCTCGTTTTGCCATCATGAAACAATTGCATAAAGCCAATGtctttaaatttgaatattcgAACCCAGATTATTCTGATTTGGAAATTGTGGTTAACACATCTAAATTGGACGATGGTACTGCTGTTGATGCTTTGGGTGAGTTCTTATCTAATTTACATATTTTCAAGAGCACTGGTGATGTTAAACAAGGGTTagaatattatttgaaCAAATCACAAGTTGATCCAGAATATAGCAGATTTAGGGATGCTGTGttgaaacaaaagaaaccaaGAAAGATGGTCATTCAAGCTAAtacttttttcaatgaaaCCACCGATGATATCgatgttgttgaatatGAAGAAAGTGAAATTGGTATGATTCAAAGTTATTACGATAGAAAGGTTTAG